A stretch of Clostridia bacterium DNA encodes these proteins:
- a CDS encoding ABC transporter ATP-binding protein → MSTLLTLENLTLGYQGKALIEKLNLTLGTKEFLTVVGLTGIGKSTLLRFMAGLKDCEQMTGKFSEKPGLKKAMVFQDYEQIFPWKTVLDNVLVGLEKNENHLAEARKILFELGILDKETAYPHTLSGGQKQRTAIARALMRKPELLLMDEPFGNLDYQTRKKNQNLLLKIFQKHTMSILLVTHDLEEAMSLGNRVLLIKQAGEYQFYQANEDMSRDEQKELFNHLINELDS, encoded by the coding sequence ATGAGCACCTTGCTTACACTTGAAAATCTAACGCTAGGCTACCAAGGGAAGGCTTTGATTGAAAAACTTAATCTTACGCTCGGTACGAAGGAATTTCTAACGGTGGTTGGGCTTACTGGTATAGGTAAATCCACCCTACTTCGTTTTATGGCCGGCCTAAAGGACTGTGAACAGATGACTGGTAAGTTCAGCGAAAAACCGGGGCTTAAAAAGGCCATGGTTTTTCAAGATTACGAACAGATCTTTCCCTGGAAGACGGTTTTAGACAATGTATTGGTGGGACTTGAAAAGAATGAAAACCATCTAGCGGAAGCAAGAAAAATCCTTTTTGAACTGGGTATATTGGATAAGGAGACAGCCTATCCTCATACCTTGTCCGGGGGACAAAAGCAAAGAACTGCTATTGCTAGAGCCCTGATGCGTAAGCCAGAACTCCTTTTAATGGATGAACCCTTTGGCAATTTGGACTACCAGACTAGAAAGAAAAATCAGAATCTACTCCTAAAGATATTCCAAAAACATACCATGAGCATTCTGCTTGTCACACACGATTTGGAAGAGGCAATGTCCCTAGGAAACCGTGTACTTTTAATCAAGCAGGCTGGTGAGTACCAATTCTACCAAGCAAATGAAGACATGAGTAGAGATGAGCAAAAAGAATTATTCAATCACTTGATCAATGAGCTGGACTCCTAG